GCTGAGGTATGGCGACGTTCTTCGGCGAGGTGCTGTCGGTGTACTCGAGAGCTGTggaggaggatgaggagtgcgaggaagaggaagatgagCAGATCCGACGCGAAATAGAGCAGAAGAGGTGAAGCATGAGTTATTCATCATCACATCATAATTATCATAAACTGTCTGTTGAGTTATGGTTTATTTAATCAGATTACGGAGGAAAATGAAAACACGATATGCTTTCGGTTTCAGTTCAGCTGCGCGTGTTTCTGTCGAGCTTGGGGAAATaaactttatatttttgtattatagtttattgaTCATATGTTCTTAGCTTTGGCGGTATCGGGTTATTTACAGCCATGATAATAAGCTATTTTGAATTTCATCAGTGTATCctcaattctctctctctctctctctctctctctctctctctctctctctctctctctctctctctctctctctctctctcatacacacacacacacacacacacacacgctataAACTAATgccctctcacacacatacacacacacacacacacacacacacacacacacatgttggtctatgtggtttacagggactctccataggcgtaatggtttttatatcgtacaaaacgtattttctatccccttacactgcccctgcccctaaacctacccatcacacacacacacacacacacactgcccctaaacctacccatcacaggaaacattctgcatttctactttctcaaaaaaacatcatttagtgtttttaaggccatttgaattatgaggacatttgatatgtcctcataaaccacatttatagtgtaataccagtgtaatacccatgtagttatacaaatttgtgtcctcataaaccacataaacaggctcacacacacacacacacacacacacacacacacacacacacacacacacacacacacacacacacacacactataaactaatgccctctcacacacactctcacaaattataaactcatgcacacacacacacacacacacacacacacactatgaaCTCATGCACTCTCATAAGCGTGACGACAAGTGAAAACTGTGGATCCGTTTTGATAATGAAACTTAATCGCGAGTGAGTTTATGCTAAATGGCACACTGACcctctgttgtgtgtgtgtgtgtgtgtgtgttaggtgtGTGGAAGTGCGCTGGCTCTCTCAGACGGAGGTCGGGCCCCTGCCGTGTTCGGAGCTGATCGTCGCTGTGGGTCCGAATGCCAccggtgagacacacacacacacacacacacacacacacacacacacacacacacacacacacacacacacacacaaacatcacGCCTCTGAACCTCTCCTGTCCCTCAGGCTTCGTCTCTGCGTATGTCCTAAACTCTGGAGGCTGGCCGGCCGTCGCTTATCTGTCTCTGTGGAACGAGCGGAGCCACGGATCAGACACTGGAGAGCCGTCCTGCGTCCTGTACCGGCAGGAGCAGGTAGattactcacactcacacacacacaaacacacacacacactcccttacacacacacacacacacacacacacactcacagactcactgacacacacacacactcacacactcactgacacactcactgacacagacactcacagactcactgacacactcacagactcactgACACACATAGAGattcactgacacacacacagactcactgacacacacacagactcactgacacacatagagactcactgacacactcacagactcactgacacactcacagactcactgacacacatagagactcactgacacacacacagactcactgacacactcacagactcactgacacactcactgacacacacacagactcactgacagactcacagactcactgacacactcactgacacactcacagactcactgacacacacatagactcactgacacactcacagactcactgacacactcacagactcactgacacacacatagactcactgacacactcacagactcactgacacactcacagactcactgacacactcacagactcactgGCACACTCACAGACTTACTgacatactcactcacacacactcactcacacactcactgatcacATGATgaaagctgtaatattgtgtgtgcaggtgctgaTATGCCAGTGCTCCTGTTACGTCGCTGAAGACCAGCTGTTCCAGTGGGCGGAGAAGGTAAagtgctaacacacacacacacacacacacacacacacacacaaagagctCTGTATGTCTGCTAGAACATGCCGctcatgtatgtgtgtgtgtgtgtgtgtgtgtgtgtgtgtgtgtgcgtgctcatgcatgtgtgtgtgtgtgtgtgtgtgtgtgtgtgtgctcatgcatgtgtgtgtgctcgtgtgtgtgtgtgtgtgtgtgtgtgtgcaggtgcttGGCTGCGTTCAGACGAGAGGC
The window above is part of the Pseudorasbora parva isolate DD20220531a chromosome 23, ASM2467924v1, whole genome shotgun sequence genome. Proteins encoded here:
- the psmg1 gene encoding proteasome assembly chaperone 1 — its product is MATFFGEVLSVYSRAVEEDEECEEEEDEQIRREIEQKRCVEVRWLSQTEVGPLPCSELIVAVGPNATGFVSAYVLNSGGWPAVAYLSLWNERSHGSDTGEPSCVLYRQEQVLICQCSCYVAEDQLFQWAEKVLGCVQTRGLRVTVLSDCSAAEYKSSDYLSGSSVPFLRCLKTDTHTHTLACPLLERPNISTGLAAAVLNHCQVQRIPAVLYQCFSDVLQPDSLSMQAYRPAVSAVLKLDQSPCADVLQKIIIPGGSVQSNLYT